In Phyllopteryx taeniolatus isolate TA_2022b chromosome 1, UOR_Ptae_1.2, whole genome shotgun sequence, the following proteins share a genomic window:
- the irf10 gene encoding interferon regulatory factor 10 isoform X3, which translates to MAWTLHKGKHREGQDKGNPTVWKTRLRCALNKSTDFQVVHERSQLDISEPYKVYRIRQDSTDASQVESPQIKKDHMIIQFRTSPRSPGFQEKQKESFHACEEEPEEEEQEQKEPNDLEMEHMYSELTGKTSPSQHSASLTFCTTVHTITDFRMQVALLYQGQRVVNCTTKSADGCFILQGRIPLGSERIYGPCTTQQLSFPSPNGIHMPSCIVEAINRLLCHLERGVLLWVAPDGLFIKRFCQGRVYWSGPMAPHTDRPNKLERGKTVKLLDTSTFLNDLQSCLQGKGTTPNYRIELCFGEEYPDSNTPKTKKLVMVQVLPMFAVDQLQKFSLEEMKENNVGPVTGKGKESQKVNYPAGGPT; encoded by the exons ATG GCCTGGACCTTGCACAAGGGCAAACACAGGGAGGGGCAGGACAAGGGAAACCCCACTGTGTGGAAGACCCGTCTGCGGTGCGCACTGAACAAGAGCACAGACTTCCAAGTGGTCCATGAACGCAGCCAGCTGGACATCTCTGAGCCTTATAAAGTTTATCGCATCCGGCAAGACAGCACAGATGCTTCCCAAGTTG AGTCTCCACAAATAAAAAAGGACCACATGATCATCCAATTTAGGACATCGCCAAGGAGCCCTGGTTTCCAAGAAAAACAG aaGGAATCATTTCATGCTTGCGAAGAAgagccagaagaagaagaacaagaacaaaaagaacCCA ATGATCTAGAGATGGAACATATGTATTCTGAGCTGACTGGGAAAACAAGTCCCTCTCAGCACTCTGCTTCATTGACCTTCTGCACCACTGTACATACCATAACAG ATTTTCGAATGCAGGTGGCACTGTTGTACCAAGGCCAACGGGTGGTGAACTGTACCACCAAGAGCGCAGACGGGTGCTTCATCCTGCAGGGTCGTATCCCTTTAGGAAGTGAGCGTATATATGGGCCCTGCACCACGCAACAGCTCTCCTTCCCTTCCCCAAATGGCATACACATGCCGTCATGCATAGTGGAAGCTATAAACCGACTTCTCTGCCATCTGGAAAGGGGTGTACTCTTATGGGTTGCCCCTGACGGGCTTTTCATCAAGCGCTTCTGCCAGGGCAGAGTGTACTGGAGTGGTCCCATGGCCCCACACACTGACAGACCAAACAAACTGGAGCGGGGGAAGACTGTCAAATTGCTCGATACATCAACATTTCTCAATG ATCTTCAGAGCTGTTTACAAGGAAAGGGAACAACACCCAATTATAGAATTGAACTCTGCTTTGGAGAGGAGTACCCAGACTCAAACACCCCTAAAACCAAGAAGCTTGTCATGGTACAG GTGCTGCCCATGTTTGCAGTGGATCAGCTGCAAAAGTTCAGCTTGGAGGAGATGAAGGAAAATAATGTCGGTCCTGTCACAGGTAAAGGGAAAGAAAGTCAGAAAGTCAATTATCCTGCAGGGGGGCCAACATAA
- the irf10 gene encoding interferon regulatory factor 10 isoform X2, with product MKMDEGPKTYLKEWLIAQVESGAYEGLCWEDRDKTMFRIPWKHAAKKDYKPTDDAALFKAWTLHKGKHREGQDKGNPTVWKTRLRCALNKSTDFQVVHERSQLDISEPYKVYRIRQDSTDASQVESPQIKKDHMIIQFRTSPRSPGFQEKQESFHACEEEPEEEEQEQKEPNDLEMEHMYSELTGKTSPSQHSASLTFCTTVHTITDFRMQVALLYQGQRVVNCTTKSADGCFILQGRIPLGSERIYGPCTTQQLSFPSPNGIHMPSCIVEAINRLLCHLERGVLLWVAPDGLFIKRFCQGRVYWSGPMAPHTDRPNKLERGKTVKLLDTSTFLNDLQSCLQGKGTTPNYRIELCFGEEYPDSNTPKTKKLVMVQVLPMFAVDQLQKFSLEEMKENNVGPVTGKGKESQKVNYPAGGPT from the exons ATGAAGATGGACGAAGGGCCCAAGACGTATTTGAAAGAGTGGCTCATAGCTCAGGTGGAGAGTGGCGCGTATGAGGGTTTGTGTTGGGAGGACCGGGACAAAACCATGTTCAGGATTCCCTGGAAGCACGCAGCCAAAAAGGACTACAAGCCGACGGATGATGCTGCTCTCTTCAAG GCCTGGACCTTGCACAAGGGCAAACACAGGGAGGGGCAGGACAAGGGAAACCCCACTGTGTGGAAGACCCGTCTGCGGTGCGCACTGAACAAGAGCACAGACTTCCAAGTGGTCCATGAACGCAGCCAGCTGGACATCTCTGAGCCTTATAAAGTTTATCGCATCCGGCAAGACAGCACAGATGCTTCCCAAGTTG AGTCTCCACAAATAAAAAAGGACCACATGATCATCCAATTTAGGACATCGCCAAGGAGCCCTGGTTTCCAAGAAAAACAG GAATCATTTCATGCTTGCGAAGAAgagccagaagaagaagaacaagaacaaaaagaacCCA ATGATCTAGAGATGGAACATATGTATTCTGAGCTGACTGGGAAAACAAGTCCCTCTCAGCACTCTGCTTCATTGACCTTCTGCACCACTGTACATACCATAACAG ATTTTCGAATGCAGGTGGCACTGTTGTACCAAGGCCAACGGGTGGTGAACTGTACCACCAAGAGCGCAGACGGGTGCTTCATCCTGCAGGGTCGTATCCCTTTAGGAAGTGAGCGTATATATGGGCCCTGCACCACGCAACAGCTCTCCTTCCCTTCCCCAAATGGCATACACATGCCGTCATGCATAGTGGAAGCTATAAACCGACTTCTCTGCCATCTGGAAAGGGGTGTACTCTTATGGGTTGCCCCTGACGGGCTTTTCATCAAGCGCTTCTGCCAGGGCAGAGTGTACTGGAGTGGTCCCATGGCCCCACACACTGACAGACCAAACAAACTGGAGCGGGGGAAGACTGTCAAATTGCTCGATACATCAACATTTCTCAATG ATCTTCAGAGCTGTTTACAAGGAAAGGGAACAACACCCAATTATAGAATTGAACTCTGCTTTGGAGAGGAGTACCCAGACTCAAACACCCCTAAAACCAAGAAGCTTGTCATGGTACAG GTGCTGCCCATGTTTGCAGTGGATCAGCTGCAAAAGTTCAGCTTGGAGGAGATGAAGGAAAATAATGTCGGTCCTGTCACAGGTAAAGGGAAAGAAAGTCAGAAAGTCAATTATCCTGCAGGGGGGCCAACATAA
- the irf10 gene encoding interferon regulatory factor 10 isoform X1, with product MKMDEGPKTYLKEWLIAQVESGAYEGLCWEDRDKTMFRIPWKHAAKKDYKPTDDAALFKAWTLHKGKHREGQDKGNPTVWKTRLRCALNKSTDFQVVHERSQLDISEPYKVYRIRQDSTDASQVESPQIKKDHMIIQFRTSPRSPGFQEKQKESFHACEEEPEEEEQEQKEPNDLEMEHMYSELTGKTSPSQHSASLTFCTTVHTITDFRMQVALLYQGQRVVNCTTKSADGCFILQGRIPLGSERIYGPCTTQQLSFPSPNGIHMPSCIVEAINRLLCHLERGVLLWVAPDGLFIKRFCQGRVYWSGPMAPHTDRPNKLERGKTVKLLDTSTFLNDLQSCLQGKGTTPNYRIELCFGEEYPDSNTPKTKKLVMVQVLPMFAVDQLQKFSLEEMKENNVGPVTGKGKESQKVNYPAGGPT from the exons ATGAAGATGGACGAAGGGCCCAAGACGTATTTGAAAGAGTGGCTCATAGCTCAGGTGGAGAGTGGCGCGTATGAGGGTTTGTGTTGGGAGGACCGGGACAAAACCATGTTCAGGATTCCCTGGAAGCACGCAGCCAAAAAGGACTACAAGCCGACGGATGATGCTGCTCTCTTCAAG GCCTGGACCTTGCACAAGGGCAAACACAGGGAGGGGCAGGACAAGGGAAACCCCACTGTGTGGAAGACCCGTCTGCGGTGCGCACTGAACAAGAGCACAGACTTCCAAGTGGTCCATGAACGCAGCCAGCTGGACATCTCTGAGCCTTATAAAGTTTATCGCATCCGGCAAGACAGCACAGATGCTTCCCAAGTTG AGTCTCCACAAATAAAAAAGGACCACATGATCATCCAATTTAGGACATCGCCAAGGAGCCCTGGTTTCCAAGAAAAACAG aaGGAATCATTTCATGCTTGCGAAGAAgagccagaagaagaagaacaagaacaaaaagaacCCA ATGATCTAGAGATGGAACATATGTATTCTGAGCTGACTGGGAAAACAAGTCCCTCTCAGCACTCTGCTTCATTGACCTTCTGCACCACTGTACATACCATAACAG ATTTTCGAATGCAGGTGGCACTGTTGTACCAAGGCCAACGGGTGGTGAACTGTACCACCAAGAGCGCAGACGGGTGCTTCATCCTGCAGGGTCGTATCCCTTTAGGAAGTGAGCGTATATATGGGCCCTGCACCACGCAACAGCTCTCCTTCCCTTCCCCAAATGGCATACACATGCCGTCATGCATAGTGGAAGCTATAAACCGACTTCTCTGCCATCTGGAAAGGGGTGTACTCTTATGGGTTGCCCCTGACGGGCTTTTCATCAAGCGCTTCTGCCAGGGCAGAGTGTACTGGAGTGGTCCCATGGCCCCACACACTGACAGACCAAACAAACTGGAGCGGGGGAAGACTGTCAAATTGCTCGATACATCAACATTTCTCAATG ATCTTCAGAGCTGTTTACAAGGAAAGGGAACAACACCCAATTATAGAATTGAACTCTGCTTTGGAGAGGAGTACCCAGACTCAAACACCCCTAAAACCAAGAAGCTTGTCATGGTACAG GTGCTGCCCATGTTTGCAGTGGATCAGCTGCAAAAGTTCAGCTTGGAGGAGATGAAGGAAAATAATGTCGGTCCTGTCACAGGTAAAGGGAAAGAAAGTCAGAAAGTCAATTATCCTGCAGGGGGGCCAACATAA